A single genomic interval of Gossypium raimondii isolate GPD5lz chromosome 11, ASM2569854v1, whole genome shotgun sequence harbors:
- the LOC105802159 gene encoding aminoaldehyde dehydrogenase 2, peroxisomal, whose protein sequence is MAIPIPSRQLFINGDWAEPLLKKRIPIINPTTEEIIGDIPAATAEDVDVAVQAARSALTRNKGKDWAFASGAVRAKYLRAIAAKIKERKPVLAKLETVDCGKPLSESEADMDDVVGCFEYYADLAEGLDAKQKAPISLPMKTFKSYVIKEPIGVVALIVPWNYPLLMATWKVAPALAAGCAAILKPSELASATCLELGEVCREVDLPAGVLNILPGLGPEAGASLASHPHVDKISFTGSTVTAVKIMTAAAQRVKPVTLELGGKGPIVVFEDVDIDKAVEWTIFGCFYTNGQICSATSRLIVHESIAAEFLDRLVKWSENIKISDPLEEGCKLGPIVSRGQYEKVMNFISNAKSEGATILYGGNRPKHLKKGFFVEPTIITDVTTSMQIWREEVFGPVLCVKTFTTEEEAIELANDTHYGLGGAVVSKDRERCDRVSKLLQNGAVWVNCSQPCFCQAPFGGTKWSGFGRELGEWGLESYLSVKQVTEYVSDEQWGWYQPPKQ, encoded by the exons ATGGCAATTCCGATCCCCAGTCGGCAACTGTTCATCAACGGCGATTGGGCTGAGCCTTTGCTCAAGAAACGCATCCCTATTATTAACCCTACTACTGAAGAAATCATCg gtGATATTCCGGCGGCGACTGCTGAAGATGTGGATGTTGCGGTGCAGGCTGCTCGGAGCGCACTTACTCGGAACAAAGGTAAAGATTGGGCCTTTGCTTCGGGTGCTGTCCGTGCTAAGTATTTGCGTGCCATTGCTGCTAAG ATAAAGGAGAGAAAACCAGTACTTGCGAAACTTGAAACAGTTGATTGTGGGAAACCACTTAGTGAATCTGAAGCAGATATG GATGATGTCGTCGGATGCTTTGAGTACTATGCAGACCTTGCTGAAGGTTTAGATGCCAAGCAAAAGGCTCCTATCTCTCTTCCGATGAAGACATTTAAGAGCTATGTGATCAAGGAACCCATTGGGGTTGTTGCGTTGATCGTCCCATG GAATTACCCACTTTTGATGGCTACATGGAAAGTTGCTCCAGCCTTGGCTGCTGGTTGTGCTGCAATACTGAAGCCTTCTGAGTTGGCATCTGC AACCTGTTTGGAGCTGGGAGAAGTGTGTAGGGAGGTTGATCTTCCTGCTGGTGTCCTCAACATTCTGCCCGGACTAGGCCCTGAAGCTGGTGCATCTTTGGCATCTCATCCCCATGTTGATAAG ATTTCATTTACTGGAAGCACAGTCACAGCGGTTAAGATAATGACAGCTGCTGCTCAAAGGGTCAAG CCTGTTACCTTGGAGCTTGGTGGCAAAGGTCCAATAGTTGTGTTTGAGGATGTTGACATTGATAAGG CTGTTGAGTGGACCATATTCGGTTGCTTTTATACAAATGGCCAGATCTGCAGTGCAACATCACGCCTTATTGTGCAT GAAAGTATTGCAGCAGAATTTTTGGACAGGCTTGTGAAATGGAGTgagaacattaaaatttcagatccCTTGGAAGAAGGTTGCAAGCTTGGCCCCATTGTTAGTAGAGGACAg TATGAGAAAGTAATGAATTTCATTTCGAATGCTAAGAGTGAGGGAGCAACTATTTTGTATGGTGGGAATCGTCCTAAG CATTTAAAGAAAGGATTCTTTGTTGAACCAACCATCATCACTGACGTAACAACCTCCATGCAAATATGGAGAGAAGAAGTTTTTGGACCTGTTCTTTGTGTCAAAACATTTACCACCGAAGAAGAAGCCATTGAATTGGCAAATGATACCCA TTATGGTTTGGGAGGTGCTGTGGTATCGAAGGATCGAGAAAGATGTGATCGTGTAAGCAAG CTTCTGCAGAATGGTGCTGTGTGGGTCAATTGTTCACAGCCATGCTTCTGCCAAGCTCCATTTGGAGGCACCAAATGGAGTGGCTTTGGGCGTGAACTAGGGGAATG GGGACTTGAAAGTTACTTGAGTGTAAAACAGGTAACAGAGTATGTCTCAGATGAACAATGGGGTTGGTACCAGCCTCCAAAGCAATGA
- the LOC105802155 gene encoding DEAD-box ATP-dependent RNA helicase 20 — translation MTPYDRRYGDPQSYRQRRSDFMGQPPPVGPPTMGPGMVMPSSYPRGGQIPYGGPPTAHPPSFHGRVHGPVRGQGDFDSYSSFRPPAGRFEMGRGGDIGHSHADRRSDGIRVREAGRGGGGRGGGGRGGGGRGYGGRHGGSSRGDLDNVSLPRQNFGKLVPFEKNFYIESPAVREMTEQEVMFYRRTRDITVQGHNVPKPIRMFRDANFPDYCLEVIANLGFVEPTPIQAQGWPMALKGKDLIGIAETGSGKTLAYLLPALVHVKAQPPLVHGEGPIVLILAPTRELAVQIQEEAAKFANNASIRSTCIYGGAPKGPQTRDLKRGVEIVIATPGRLIDMLEAQNTNLKRVTYLVLDEADRMLDMGFEPQIRKIVSQIRPDRQTLYWSATWPKEVESLARQFLSNPYKVIIGSPDLKANQSINQVVEVITDLEKYNRLIKLLKDLMDGNRILIFMETKKGCDQVTRHLRMDGWPALSIHGDKNQAERDWVLAEFKSGRSPIMTATDVAARGLDVKDIKCVINYDFPSSLEDYVHRIGRTGRAGAKGTAFTFFTQANAKYARDLIKLLQDAGQVVSPALSTLARSAGSKFGGSGGNFRARGRGSYGNRAMISGSNAVSLGAKKRPW, via the exons ATGACTCCTTACGACCGAAGATATGGCGACCCCCAATCTTACCGTCAGCGTAGAAG TGATTTTATGGGCCAACCGCCTCCGGTAGGTCCACCTACTATGGGTCCAGGAATGGTCATGCCGTCCTCTTACCCCCGTGGCGGACAAATTCCTTACGGTGGCCCTCCAACAGCGCACCCTCCGTCTTTTCATGGAAGAGTGCACGGGCCCGTCCGAGGTCAAGGGGATTTCGATTCGTACTCGAGCTTCCGGCCTCCCGCGGGAAGATTCGAGATGGGCCGCGGTGGGGACATAGGTCATTCTCATGCAGACAGGAGAAGTGATGGGATAAGAGTTCGTGAAGCCGGCCGTGGTGGAGGCGGTAGAGGCGGTGGTGGCCGTGGCGGCGGCGGAAGAGGTTATGGAGGGAGGCACGGAGGGTCCTCTAGAGGGGATTTAGACAATGTTTCGCTTCCAAGGCAAAATTTTGGCAAGTTGGTTCCTTTTGAGAAGAACTTTTATATCGAAAGTCCTGCAGTTAGAGAAATGACAGAGCAAGAAGTAATGTTTTATCGTAGAACACGGGACATTACAGTTCAAGGACATAATGTTCCAAAACCGATAAGGATGTTCCGTGATGCCAATTTTCCtg ATTACTGTCTTGAGGTGATTGCCAATTTGGGTTTTGTTGAGCCAACTCCAATTCAAGCTCAGGGCTGGCCTATGGCTTTAAAGGGTAAAGATCTCATTGGGATTGCTGAGACTGGTTCTGGAAAAACACTGGCATACTTACTGCCGGCATTGGTGCATGTTAAAGCACAGCCACCATTGG TGCATGGTGAGGGTCCTATTGTATTAATATTAGCACCTACGAGGGAGTTGGCTGTTCAAATTCAAGAAGAAGCTGCAAAGTTTGCGAATAATGCTAGCATAAGGAGTACTTGCATCTATGGCGGTGCTCCTAAGGGACCACAAACTAGGGATCTTAAAAGAG GTGTTGAGATTGTAATTGCCACACCTGGTCGACTGATAGATATGCTAGAAGCTCAAAACACAAACTTGAAACGAGTGACTTACCTTGTTCTGGATGAAGCTGATAGAATGTTGGACATGGGGTTTGAGCCTCAAATAAGAAAGATTGTTTCTCAG ATTCGACCTGATAGACAAACATTGTATTGGAGTGCAACGTGGCCTAAAGAAGTTGAATCTTTAGCAAGGCAGTTTTTAAGCAACCCATATAAG GTTATCATTGGATCACCTGATCTGAAAGCAAACCAATCTATTAACCAAGTTGTTGAAGTCATAACAGATTTAGAAAAGTACAACAG GCTAATCAAATTGCTGAAGGATCTGATGGATGGGAACCGAATACTAATATTCATGGAGACAAAGAAGGGATGCGACCAAGTTACTAGGCATCTCAGAATGGATGGATGGCCTGCCCTGTCCATCCATGGTGATAAAAACCAGGCTGAAAGAGATTGGGTCCTAGCTGAATTTAAAAGTGGCAGAAGTCCTATAATGACTGCCACTGATGTGGCTGCACGGGGTCTTG ATGTAAAGGACATAAAGTGTGTGATCAACTATGATTTTCCTTCGAGTCTGGAGGATTATGTACATAGGATTGGTAGAACTGGTCGAGCAGGGGCTAAGGGAACTGCTTTTACCTTCTTCACACAGGCAAATGCAAAGTATGCTAGGGACCTTATCAAGCTCCTGCAAGATGCTGGGCAGGTTGTCTCCCCCGCATTGTCTACATTGGCTCGTTCTGCAGGTTCGAAGTTTGGAG GTTCTGGAGGAAACTTTCGTGCCCGAGGACGTGGCAGCTACGGTAACCGGGCTATGATATCAGGATCAAATGCTGTATCTCTCGGTGCAAAGAAGAGACCCTGGTAG
- the LOC105802156 gene encoding probable leucine-rich repeat receptor-like protein kinase At1g68400 yields the protein MNLALKLVSLLSCITTWSSVLALIPIIGRYYPNEQAALWQLRDSVGSSNLYSNWTGPPCMNNQSRWGGIACSNGHVVHLVLDGIRLMGSLPPAFLNNLTLLTKLSMRNNSISGPLPNLGNLVGLEYVFLSRNLFTGSIPFDYVQLQSLKEIELQENYLQGKIPPFDQQSLIAFNVSYNSLEGPIPQTDVLRGFPESSFLHNSGLCGNPIKKQCPVPPAPSPSPSHSGKKSSFETRGLVFIIAVSVLVPCLVIFVFLWYYKRRHRKETAKNSELGETAIELETKKMNASQRALDPERTAELEFFEKSIPAFDLDDLLRASAEVLGKGKLSTTYKASLESGLVVSVKRVKDMKGLSNKEFIQQMQLLGKLRHENLVQIISFYNSNQEKLIIYEFVPSANLFELLHENRGSARIPLNWGIRLSIIKDIAMGMNFLHQSLPNHKVPHANLKSSNVLVLRQTQNYHSKITDYGYYPLLSSRRSLEKLAISRSPEFCEGKKLTNKADVYCFGIMLLEIITGRIPGDEISWGDEEKAEDLSEWVKAVVNNDWSTDILDVEILGTKEAHDEMLKLTNLALECTAAAPEKRPKMTDVLRRIEEIEQRKSDND from the exons ATGAATTTAGCTCTAAAACTTGTATCCCTGCTTTCGTGTATTACGACGTGGAGCAGTGTCCTTGCGTTAATACCAATTATAGGCCGGTACTACCCGAACGAACAAGCAGCATTGTGGCAATTGAGGGACTCCGTTGGTTCTTCCAACTTGTACTCGAACTGGACGGGGCCTCCTTGCATGAACAACCAAAGCAGATGGGGTGGCATTGCTTGTTCGAATGGCCACGTCGTACATCTCGTCCTTGATGGGATTCGGCTAATGGGATCTCTTCCGCCGGCGTTTTTAAACAACTTGACTCTCTTGACTAAACTAAGCATGAGAAACAATTCGATTTCCGGACCACTTCCGAATCTGGGCAACCTCGTAGGTTTGGAATATGTTTTCCTTTCGCGTAATCTGTTTACGGGTTCAATCCCTTTCGATTACGTTCAACTGCAGAGCCTGAAGGAGATAGAATTGCAAGAGAATTATTTACAAGGAAAGATTCCGCCTTTCGATCAGCAAAGCTTGATCGCCTTCAACGTCTCGTATAATAGTCTCGAAGGCCCGATTCCTCAGACCGATGTGCTTCGAGGGTTCCCGGAAAGCTCTTTTTTACATAACTCAGGTCTTTGCGGCAATCCTATAAAGAAGCAATGCCCAGTTCCGCCTGCCCCATCACCATCGCCATCGCACAGCGGTAAAAAGAGTAGTTTTGAAACACGGGGTTTGGTTTTCATTATCGCTGTCTCTGTCCTGGTTCCTTGCCTAGTTATTTTCGTCTTCTTATGGTATTATAAGAGAAGGCATAGAAAAGAAACAGCCAAAAACTCAG AACTAGGAGAAACTGCTATAGAGTTGGAAACTAAGAAAATGAATGCTTCTCAAAGGGCATTGGATCCAGAAAGAACAGCTGAATTAGAATTTTTTGAGAAGAGTATACCAGCTTTTGACTTGGATGATTTGCTAAGGGCATCGGCTGAAGTTCTGGGCAAAGGGAAATTAAGCACTACGTATAAAGCATCGTTGGAATCAGGACTTGTCGTTAGCGTGAAGAGAGTTAAAGACATGAAGGGGTTAAGCAACAAGGAATTTATTCAGCAGATGCAGTTGTTAGGGAAGCTTAGGCATGAAAACCTGGTACAGATCATTTCTTTCTACAATTCCAATCAGGAGAAGCTCATAATCTATGAATTTGTACCTTCTGCCAACTTATTCGAGTTATTACACG AAAATAGAGGTTCGGCAAGAATACCACTAAATTGGGGTATAAGACTGTCCATAATCAAAGATATAGCAATGGGCATGAATTTCCTGCACCAGTCCTTACCTAATCACAAAGTTCCGCACGCCAATCTCAAGTCTTCAAACGTTCTGGTCCTTCGCCAAACCCAAAACTACCATTCCAAGATCACAGATTATGGTTACTACCCGTTGCTATCATCTCGAAGATCCTTAGAAAAGCTAGCCATTAGCAGATCACCAGAATTCTGTGAAGGAAAGAAATTAACGAACAAGGCCGACGTGTATTGCTTTGGTATTATGTTACTGGAGATCATAACAGGCAGGATCCCGGGAGACGAGATTTCGTGGGGGGATGAAGAAAAAGCTGAAGACCTGTCGGAGTGGGTTAAAGCTGTGGTCAACAATGATTGGTCGACGGATATATTGGACGTAGAGATTTTAGGAACGAAAGAAGCACACGATGAAATGTTGAAGCTTACAAATCTGGCTCTGGAATGTACCGCCGCCGCACCGGAGAAGCGGCCTAAGATGACTGATGTTTTAAGAAGGATAGAAGAGATCGAACAAAGAAAAAGTGATAATGATTGA
- the LOC105802158 gene encoding uncharacterized protein LOC105802158 → MGNCQATDAATLVLQHPCGKVERFYWPMSAREVMKTNPGHYVALLISTTLYHSHPNNNDKAPQGTGSKTNVNPVRLTRIKLLRPTDTLLLGHVYRLITTQEVMKGLYAKKHAKMKKSQQESDPNEKADQRSEPDNQNKVSKHDRQRARSTTSSNTGSRSKTWQPSLQSISEAAS, encoded by the exons atggGGAACTGCCAAGCTACTGATGCAGCCACTCTGGTTCTTCAACACCCGTGTGGGAAAGTCGAGAGGTTTTATTGGCCGATGAGTGCTCGTGAGGTTATGAAAACGAACCCTGGTCATTATGTTGCTCTGCTTATCTCTACCACCTTATATCATTCACATCCAAATAACAACGATAAAGCTCCACAAGGAACCGGCAGCAAGACCAACGTCAACCCTGTTCGTTTAACCAGGATTAAGCTTCTCCGCCCCACTGATACTCTTCTTCTTGGCCATGTTTACAGGCTCATCACCACTCAAG AGGTTATGAAGGGATTGTATGCAAAGAAACATGCAAAGATGAAGAAAAGCCAACAAGAATCAGACCCAAATGAGAAAGCTGATCAGAGATCTGAACCAGATAATCAAAATAAG GTGAGCAAACATGACAGGCAGAGAGCAAGGTCAACAACATCAAGTAACACCGGTTCTAGATCAAAGACATGGCAGCCTTCATTACAAAGCATCTCTGAGGCAGCAAGCTAA
- the LOC105802152 gene encoding sucrose synthase 6 — protein MASRQSLKRSDTIAESMPDALMQSTSHMKICFSRLVESGKRLLKRQQLMDEVENSIEDKAERSKILEGLIGFILVSTQEAAVIPPYVAFAVRPNPGFWEFVKVNSENLLVDEIKVSEYLKCKEMVFDQNWAKDENALEIDFASINHSTPHLTLPSSIGNGASYISKFMFSKLYESCDGEKQVLDYLLSLNHQGEDLLINGNLNTVDKLKTALRAAISIISELPKTTPYENFEPRLKELDFEKGWGDNAERAKESMMTLYEVLQMPEPANFESLFSWLPAVLRIVILSPHGYFGQSDVLGLPDTGGQVVYILDQVRALEEALLRRIKSRGMTVKPQIVVVTRLIPDARGTKCNQEIEPIINTKHSHILRVPFRTDKGVLQQWVSRFDIYPYLETFAQDAQAKVLQHMGCKPDLIIGNYSDGNLVASLMASNLGITQGTIAHALEKTKYEDSDVKWKEVDAKYHFSCQYTADILAMNAADFVITSTYQEIAGSTEKPGQYESHTAFTMPGLCRVVSGINIFDPKFNIVAPGADQSVYFPYTEKNRRLSSFYPAIEELLYSQDDNNEHIGYLADRRKPIIFSMARLDTVKNITGLTEWYGKNKRLRDLVNLVVVAGFFDPSKSNDREEQAEIKKMHSLMEQYQLRGQFRWIAAQTDRHRNGELYRCIADTKGAFVQPALYEAFGLTVIEAMNCGLPTFATNKGGPAEIIVDGVSGFHIDPNNGDQSSNTIADFFEKCKMDAQHWNRVSTQGLHRIHECYTWEIYANKLLNMGSMYGFWRQLNKEQNLAKQRYIQLLFNLQFRKLSKTVPVPREQALVSVPVPPETPKPDTVPAPAPDAGQPKSQPAVPGPKRSPSLRNMDGSLMELCVIVGFFYLVYYFIKKLFYGLMW, from the exons ATGGCTTCCAGACAATCACTCAAACGATCGGATACGATAGCTGAAAGCATGCCTGATGCTTTAATGCAGAGCACCTCCCATATGAAGATATGTTTCAGCAG GTTGGTCGAATCGGGAAAACGGCTACTGAAACGTCAGCAGTTGATGGACGAAGTTGAGAATTCGATAGAAGACAAGGCAGAGAGAAGCAAGATCCTGGAGGGACTAATTGGTTTCATTCTTGTATCCACGCAG GAGGCTGCTGTCATTCCGCCGTACGTTGCTTTTGCCGTAAGACCGAACCCGGGATTCTGGGAGTTCGTCAAGGTGAACTCGGAAAACCTCCTTGttgatgaaattaaagtttcagAATACTTGAAGTGCAAGGAAATGGTGTTCGACCAAAATTG GGCAAAAGATGAGAATGCTTTGGAAATTGATTTTGCATCCATCAACCACAGTACCCCTCATTTAACCCTTCCTTCTAGCATTGGCAATGGAGCCAGCTACATCTCAAAGTTCATGTTCTCAAAGTTATACGAGAGCTGCGACGGTGAGAAGCAGGTGTTGGACTACTTATTGTCCCTTAATCACCAAGGGGAG GATCTCCTGATAAACGGAAATCTAAATACGGTTGACAAGCTTAAAACAGCTTTGAGGGCAGCTATCAGTATCATTTCGGAATTGCCCAAAACAACACCATATGAGAATTTTGAGCCaag GTTGAAAGAGTTGGATTTTGAGAAAGGATGGGGCGATAACGCAGAAAGAGCTAAAGAGAGTATGATGACACTTTACGAGGTGCTACAAATGCCGGAACCGGCAAACTTTGAGTCACTCTTTAGCTGGCTCCCGGCTGTGTTAAGGATCGTAATCCTGTCACCTCATGGTTACTTTGGGCAGTCGGATGTCCTCGGCTTGCCGGATACTGGAGGCCAG GTGGTTTACATTCTTGATCAAGTAAGAGCTCTTGAGGAAGCCTTGCTACGTAGAATAAAATCACGAGGCATGACCGTAAAGCCTCAGATTGTTGTGGTTACTCGCCTTATACCAGATGCTCGAGGAACCAAATGCAATCAAGAGATCGAGCCGATCATCAATACCAAGCATTCCCACATTCTCAGAGTCCCGTTCAGGACTGATAAAGGGGTGCTTCAGCAATGGGTCTCACGGTTCGACATCTATCCATATCTAGAGACATTTGCACAG GATGCTCAAGCAAAAGTCCTTCAACATATGGGATGTAAACCGGACCTCATAATCGGAAACTACAGCGACGGAAACTTGGTGGCATCTCTAATGGCTTCCAATCTTGGAATCACTCAGGGAACAATAGCTCATGCTTTAGAGAAAACCAAGTATGAAGATTCAGATGTGAAATGGAAAGAGGTTGATGCTAAGTATCACTTTTCATGTCAATATACAGCTGACATACTAGCAATGAATGCAGCTGATTTTGTCATAACAAGCACCTATCAAGAAATCGCCGGAAG CACTGAAAAGCCTGGACAATATGAAAGTCATACAGCCTTTACCATGCCTGGACTATGCCGGGTTGTCTCTGGCATCAATATATTTGACCCCAAGTTCAACATAGTTGCCCCAGGGGCTGACCAGTCGGTCTACTTTCCCTACACAGAGAAAAACAGGCGTTTATCCTCTTTTTATCCAGCCATTGAAGAGTTACTCTACAGTCAGGACGATAACAATGAGCACAT AGGATATCTGGCGGACAGGAGGAAGCCGATTATCTTCTCTATGGCAAGACTTGATACTGTGAAGAATATTACAGGTCTAACTGAGTGGTatggaaagaataaaaggcTTAGAGATTTAGTAAATCTGGTTGTGGTTGCTGGTTTCTTTGATCCATCCAAGTCCAATGACAGAGAAGAACAAGCGGAAATTAAAAAGATGCATAGTCTGATGGAGCAATATCAACTTAGAGGTCAATTCAGATGGATTGCAGCCCAAACTGATAGACATCGCAACGGGGAGCTGTATCGATGCATTGCTGACACGAAAGGAGCTTTTGTGCAACCTGCCTTGTATGAGGCCTTTGGTCTCACTGTTATTGAAGCAATGAACTGTGGATTACCCACCTTTGCAACTAACAAAGGAGGTCCAGCAGAGATTATTGTGGATGGGGTCTCGGGTTTCCATATCGATCCGAACAATGGAGACCAATCCAGCAACACCATAGCTGATTTCTTTGAGAAGTGCAAGATGGATGCTCAACATTGGAACAGGGTGTCAACTCAAGGACTTCATCGCATACATGAATG CTACACATGGGAGATCTATGCAAACAAACTGTTGAACATGGGATCCATGTATGGATTTTGGAGGCAGTTGAACAAAGAACAGAATCTAGCTAAACAAAGATACATTCAACTGCTCTTCAATCTGCAATTCAGGAAGTTG TCAAAGACTGTGCCTGTTCCAAGGGAGCAAGCCCTAGTATCTGTTCCAGTGCCACCTGAAACTCCTAAACCAGATACAGTTCCCGCTCCAGCACCTGATGCAGGACAACCCAAATCACAACCAGCTGTGCCTGGACCAAAAAG GTCTCCAAGTTTGCGGAACATGGATGGCTCTCTTATGGAATTGTGCGTCATAGTTGGTTTCTTTTATCTCgtttattatttcataaaaaagttgttttacGGGCTTATGTGGTAA